The DNA sequence GTTTGTAAGAGGAGCTTGCCCTAGAGCTGGGGCTCAGAACACAGTTCTAATGAGCGGTGAGGGTCCTGGGGCTGGCCAGAGTGGGCAGCAGAGCGCACTTCAGAGACGCCCCAGCCTCAGCAGCAGGTGACTGGAGAGCACTATGCCTGGAACAAAGACAAGCACTACGGCAGAGGGTGGAGGGTGAGGAAGACAACCAGAGGGGAGGGAAAGGCCAGGGGATCACAGCGTTAGGGGAGCGCGGCGGCTCCGGGCGGGGCGAGGCGGGGAGGCAGGGGGGTGGCGGCGGGCAGTGCCCTTCCCCCTCCTAGGCCCGAGGGTCTCCGGGCCTAATAATCATCTTCTTCATATTCGTCTTCGTCTTCTTCGTCGTCATCCCAGCCAAAACACTGTTTCATCTCATCGAGGAAGGCCCGGTAATCGCCCAGGATGGGGCTATCCATCTCAATGTAGGGCACCACCCACTCCTCGGCTTCCCCGGTGAGCAGGCTGATCAGGAATGCCACCTTCATGGCGTCGTTGCAGAATCGGTTCTCGTTGACGAGCATGTAAGACGCCGTCTGCACGATAAACTCGGGGAGCCGAGAGCTCTCGCCGTCAAACGTTTCAGGGAAGGGCACAGGGCAGCTCGGCGGACGTACCTGGCGCAGCAGGGTGGCCCTCTCGCACACCAGCAGCCGAAGCTGTTCCATGAGCTGGCTGTTCTCGATGCTAAGGGCGCGGTGCCGCATCAGAAGCGCGTGCAGCAGCAGGACCAGCTCATCCACCATGGCGAACAGCTTGGAAAGGCAAGGCAGGGCACAGCTCGATTCGGCCGGGATAAGGTGCGCTCGGAGGCCTCGCAGGAAGTGCGTGTCGGCGGAGACGCGCGGTGGCTAGGGGCGAGGGGCGGTGCGCGCAGGGGTCCTGGAGGCGGCGCAAGCTCCGCCCACACAGCCGAGCTGACAGCCCCGCTCCGGGGCCGCCCggctggagggggcggggccgggaaAGACAGGGGCGGGGCCGGGAAAGACAAGGGGCGGGGCCGGGGTGGCGCGGACAGGGGCTTGGGGTCCGCGCTCGCAGGTCTCGGGGCCGCTGGATAAAGGCGAAGACCCAAACTTGGATGTGGGTCGGGCCATGGCTTGGACTGTGCAGGCGCGAAAGACCCATCTCTCAGAGAGATTCAACCTGCTCAGGTTTATAGGACTCACCACCCTTCAGCCAAGCCGACTCATACATCTCGGTGTTCCTTGGAGGGCCAGTGGCCCCTGGGTTCCCTCTGAGTGGTTTTAACACATTTCTTGGCTTATGAAATCTCCCTCACCCAAAGAACCGTTAGCAGTGCTGGCTGCACGCCAGCGTCACACCCTGTAAGAGTTATGAAAGACCCTCAGGGGTCCTGTCTTTCATgacaaaatgatatttaaaagggACTTTTCTTTGGTTGGAAAATAGTATTGTGTACTTCTATGcctttgtttaaaattatttttgtaaatagcAAAGTGTAAAAAGTTCTGCAAAATTTAGCATCCAATCACCATTTTCAGGAGTCCTGCCTATCTTTGACTCTACTTCTGTCCTAATGTTAGTGTTCCTTGACTACTGGGTATTTATTCCTGCTTAACAATAAACACTTGTGTTTTAAAAATGGCTTTGCTTTTCTACTTTGAATGTGATTATTCAAATAGTTGACAAATGAGTTGGGGAGACAGCCTCCGGGCCACCACATTCTGttggaatgcattttaaaatatattcccaGTCAAATCACTTCTTGTTACTTCTACCAATAACACCTGGTCCCAGCCATCCTTTCTCACACAGGCTGTTGAAACTAACCACTTAACTTCCATTCTTCTCTTCCTATAGTGTATGTATTCCCCAGAGAAAGGACAGGACTCCTTTAGAACAAAAGTTAGATCACTTCCCCTCCCTGCTGTAAACCCTCCAATAGTTTTCCCTTCTCAGTCCAAAGAAAAACCAAAGTCTTGATAATGGCCTACCAGGCCCTGCCTCATCTGTGCCTCCTCTCAGTTCCTGCTGTGCTCTAACCATATTGTTCTCCCTGCTGATTCTCGCACACAAGTAGCTTTGGCCCCAGGATCTTTgtactttctattttttctgcCTTGGACGGCTCTCTCCTCATTTAACTGCCTGACTCTTTCTCCCTCGGGTTTCAGAGAGGACTTTCCTAACCACTTCACCTATCAGAGCACCCCCTTCTCTGCCAGTAATCTCTAACCCCTTGCCTCACTTCATTTCTCTACACAGCATTTATCACACCAGTAGCCATCATATCATACAGCACTTTGTGTATTTGTCGGCCTCCACTTTAATATGGAAGTCTGTGTGGACAGAGGCTTTGCTTTGTTGATTGCTCTATCCATAATGCAAGAAAAATGCCTGGCCCACAGCaaaactccataaatatttggtGGATGAAAGAATCTCAGGGTTCAGATGTTAAGATAGAATTTACAAGTGGTGGCAGCACAGAGTGTTCAGAAATGCTCAAGTTGTCTGGTATGTTCTATCTCTGATCATGAATAGTTTCCACTGTGAAATTATGGCTGACATAATAAAAgtggcaaaataaaatttttaaacccTACTCAGTCCTTTTGCAATATAATTCAATGGACATCCATGGAAGTGAGAAGCTGAGAAAGAGGAGTGAAACGAGACCAAGTTccaagggagaggaggaggatcCCACTGCGGTGAGTGTGGGCAGGGAAAAGGACAGGCAGGTAGGACTATGAACCCTTGAACTCTCCTGGGATGTGAGCTCCCCCACTGGATCAGAAGACCCTTGAAACCAATCAGGGACCCTCTCTCATTCATCCTTTCATCTTCTGCATCTGAAAGCATTAACTAGTTGCTCCATAAGTGTTCAGTGGCTGGAATGAAGGGACAAGAAGTGGTAGAGGTAGGTTTCTGGGCCTCCTGCTCATTCACAGCTCAGGGTGGAAGGTGAACCTGCCTGGGGCCGCAGTGAGTATCCATCTCTACTTTCCAGCTTTAGACCCTAATTCTGGATGATAGACCCAGGGTTTTAGTCCTGGAAGCACACATCCTGCGGCAGGCACTGGATCTGGTGATTGACATGGGTTGTCTTGTTGACCTTTGCACAGGGACCATACGTGGGAATGGGCCCTCTGGGAGCCTGAGACCCAGAAGTTAAAGCAGTATGTTGGTGGTACGATAGATACCACTGGCTCagcttctctgattgctgtgcccATGCACTTCCACTGAAAATTATTTCTATATTGGACTTCTGTGGATTAGGAAGTTCTGTTGAGGACCCAGAGATGATTAGACCCTTGCTGTCCTACTCCCATTCCTACAAACCCATGACAGAGGAAATCAGGGAGGAAACCAGAAGAATCAACCACTAGTATTACCTCTTAGAGGTCTCTGCGTACCTAGAGAACAAGAAGTGCCCAGGCCAGAACCGACCACAGAGCTGAGCAGGGATTTTGTGAggtgcaatggcaacccactccagtactcttgcctggaaaatcccacggaccaaggagcctggtaggctacagtccatggggtcacaaagagtcagagatgactgagcaatttcacttcacttcacttcccaacttggagggagaaaaaaagagacaggCAGTCCATCAGTGACTCATGAGGGAAGCAGTTGGGAAGAGGCTGGTAGTATCACTAGATAAATTATATAGAATTGTAATGCTCATGTTAACCAGCTTCCTGGTGCCTGTGAGGCTGTCCCACCAAGGTCAAGGCCTACCAGACCTTCCTTGCCCATTTATCCCACTTACGACTGCATGGCGccttccttcttcccctttctcctctgaAGTGACCCTTCAATGTTCCTTTATGGCTGTGTGAAGATGCTAGCGGCAATAAGTACACCATATGACTTATCTCAGACTCAGAAATTTTATCAGAACAGCTCTGGCCCAGAACGTTCCAAGGGGAGTTCAAACCCCATGCTTTGGCATGAGCACGGGCCCAAGGCCAAGGGAGGGAGTGATTCCAGGTTCTGATCATTTCTACCTCCTTCCAAGCTCCAAACACTGCCCTAGTATATACCTAGCAGTCAGACTGTAAGATTCCcttgaaataaacacaaaaacattCCTAGATTTTCCATCTTCCAGAGGAATGTGTACAGATTGAGAAAATCAAGCTGACACTTAAATATGCAGACAGGAGCAGAAAACAGCTTTGAAGGGAATATTTGCCAGAGGGTCAAATGGATGCCACTAAGATATGGGCCTCTGCCCATACACATCCCTCCCTCTCATTCTTCTTAACCAGGTCCACCTGGGGCTGTGTTTTTACAGTAACCACACCTGCAGGGCTGTGGAGACCTTCAGCCTAAAGAGAGGAATAGAAGGGTACAGCTTTCTTTCTCCTGTCTTCATCCTCTCCAGCTCACCAAAGTGCACTGAAACATTTTTACGTGTTTATTCAAGTACTGAAGAAACATATTCTTATGTCAAAAGAAATTAACTAATACTGGAATgctgaaataaaaaggaaacattcccaatacctttccttcttcctgcaAAATCTCACTTAACAGGATTATTGAAAATCCAAACTTTGGTTCGCCTccttccattgtgtgtgtgtgtgtgtgtgtgtgtgtgtggtagatatgtgtatatatatataatatatatgtatacacacacatgcacacacacacacatagtgttTACAGAATCCTAATACATATAGCTCTGCTAACAAATATATGTCAAACTCCCTCTCATGTCAGGAGGCACAGAGATATGATGCACAGAGCTGTCTTCTTCATAACTGCATAGTACTTCTGAATTTCTTAGATACATTCCTGCCTCAGAACCAAAGAGATCCAACATAACTCAGTTTCTCAGATGATGTGGGAGAAGGATGGCAACAAATACACTCACAGTCTCAAAGATGTAGAACTGGAAAAATCAGATTTCCATAACTGAATTATGATTTCTATGAGTTAATGTCTTACTATTAAGTAAGCAGTATTCTTCATGTATGTTCTTAGATGGCTGTAATATAGCATTTATTGCCCACAGTATATTGCactatatttttcttctcatgGTTTTTCATTCctagttattttaatataattagtaTGTTGAACATGCAAGAGTTCATATAGTTGCTTTGTTTCTGacattttcatacattttaaaaagtgtctgGCATCATCATAAATTTTTTGTTGTGTTAAGAGTGTAGCTTGGCataatttgtgtttatttattttaagtataCTTTAGACCTTTCTTTCAAATTGGCTAGTTACTTTGATTTAGACTAAATTTTTCATGAGGAAGAATGGATGTGGTGAGTTGAAAATAACCATAAATTCTTTTCCACTTAACCTATCAAAagtaaaatcgctcagtcatgtctgactctttgcgaccccacggactatacagtccaggccagaatactggagtgtgtagcctttcccttctccaggggatcttcccaacccaggggtcaaacccaggtcttccacattacaggcggattcatgaccagctgagccacaagccaCAAGCCACAGTTCTTTACCTTTGGCCcatcaaaaggtagaaacaatttCGTCTGCTCCTTTAATCTGGGCTGGCATTGTGACTTGATTTGACAAATAAATTGTGGTAGAAGCAATTTGTAACTTACAAGGCAAAGTCTTAAAGACCTGAAGTGTCTGCCTGTCACTTGGAATGCTCCCTACTACAgtctcctcagttgtgtctgactctgtgtgaccctatggactgtagcccaccaggttcctctgtccattgggattctcgagtcaggaatactggagtgggttaccatttcctcctccaagggatcttccccacccagggatcaaaactgcatctctaacgtctcctgcattggcaggcaggttccttaccactagtgccacctgggaagccctaggaatCTAAAGCCCTGTCCTATTTTCTTAATTCTGTATTTGTCTATTTGTATTCATTAATTACAGGGCCAAACTAACAGCCAAAGTTGTTTATGTCTCCCCTGCAGTCCAGATCGCAGATTCTTAAACTGTCTCCTGTATCTAAGTCACACACACCAAGTCAGTATTTCCTCTGACCTAAATCAATTCAGGGCCAAGTACCAAACATTAGGGAAAGTCCCTATTCCTCAGTGCTCACCAGAATCATTTAAACTAGCTAATCCTAAACGGTTCACCTAGCCTTGCCTAGCCTTTCCCATGAAAACTCCAGCAAAGTCTCTCTGGCCTAAGTCTTCACCCTCACTCCTTTCTTCATTTTGACTAAAACCTGGTGTTTCCCAAGTGTCCCTGCTTAGCATGGCATGCCCCCTCTTGTCAATGGCATTGACGTCTCCATATCCTCTTTTGGtccataaattaaaattaaaattctgttgGTATAATTGAGACAAGTCCAAAGTAACCATCTCCTGTGGGGAACTGCTcaggagtgtgtatgtgtgtgttcacatCTGTCCTTGTGTGTCTGTATCCACGTGGATATACGCATACTGCTGCCGTCTAACACCATGTACCATCTACCACTGCATGTACCATCATGGTGCTACTTGTAGTTAGAACTGGCAGTGTCACAGTATGACAAAGGTAGAATCAAAGCTGACCATGTTTTCCAATGAATATGTGTGCCTACATAAAAACAGTGAAGCACATTTCAGGGAAGcattaggaaaagaaaagaatttttgaaaTTTGGGTTCAAATTCTCATACTCTTACTGTGACTTGAGCAAGTCTCTTAATTTTTCTGAATCTTAGACTCCTTTGCAATAAATATACctaatggtggtttagtcgctaagtcgtgtccaactcttgggaactcatggactgtagccttccaggctcctctgtccatgggattctgcagccaagaatactggaatggattgccatttccttctccaggggatcttcccgacccaggaattgaacccaagtcttctgcattgcaggcagattctttaccaactgagctacaaaggaaacCCAATATTCCTAGTAATAGGATCCAAATCATAAGGTTGCAGTGAAGATCAAATGATAAAATACAAAGGTGTTTGTCAAAAATAAAGCACTGCATGCAGATTGCATATTATTTTTCACCAGAGAATTGTGATTTATTAGTCTTACAGTGACTCTACTACTTGTATTTTAAGTTTAATGTGTAGTTAATTCATTTCTCTTATCATGGTATCCATAAATCTAGCTAtgatgtttaacttttaaaaatgtttactcttGAATAAGAAGTTGTTGGAAGCATAAAATAAGGTTTCATTTTGGTCTTGTTTTCTGTCAGTTCAAAACACGCTGCTCTCATAGATACAAGACGTAAGGTTTCTGGTTCTGTTTTTAGGGAAAACCAATGACCATTATGACCTTCTGAAGGCCAACCTGtaacattttctctttcctcctaccATCTTGGGAGAATCTGTGCCACATCTGTGATGTGGACACATGATGCTCTCCCTGAGTAAAGAGGCAATTGTACTTCCAGAAACTTTCTTTCATCACTGCACCACCATAGTGGTCATCTGGGAGAGGCCAGCAGCCTTGGGACATCTGAGAGACCGGAAGCAAGGTTTCTCTCAGTCCTCGCAGCATCTCTGGTCACCCTTCAGCTGAGTCCCATGATCCTCTCCTCTCAGGCTCCCTAGAGTTTCCTGCTAGCCCTTCAAGTCCCTTGTCTCCTCCTCATCCACTCAGGGTCTA is a window from the Bos taurus isolate L1 Dominette 01449 registration number 42190680 breed Hereford unplaced genomic scaffold, ARS-UCD2.0 Super-Scaffold_1723_ScbfJmS_2085, whole genome shotgun sequence genome containing:
- the LDOC1 gene encoding protein LDOC1 (The RefSeq protein has 1 substitution, 1 frameshift compared to this genomic sequence), which gives rise to MVDELVLLLHALLMRHRALSIENSQLMEQLRLLVCERATLLRQVRPPSCPVPFPETFDGESSRLPEFIVQTASYMLVNENRFCNDAMKVAFLISLLTGEAEEWVVPYIEMDSPILGDYRASIR